A stretch of the Bacillus sp. FJAT-18017 genome encodes the following:
- a CDS encoding MFS transporter, producing MSDKKVRPFGMRDKLGYMFGDFGNDFFFILVAAFLMVFYTDIFGLNPAAVGVLFAIARLWDAVADVAWGRFIDTRKAGKNGKFRPWILRMSFPLVFTGILMFVYIPGQSEGFYLAYAYVTYIVWGTLYSTVNIPYGSMASVITADPVERTALSSWRTAGMQMAGLVINVVGPMILFVNNKADADRFLLAALIFGGLAIACYLACYNLTTERIVMDETNKQKLNLNTTMKGLLKNKPLMVFLVAALSFMIVFMLIGTVNVYLFKDYFENAKALSMVGLLQALAVFVAMPFVGPLVKKFGKKEVASGGLLVAAVIYGILYLLPNITATTFIAILAVAMIGYGIFNLVVWAFVTDVIDYHEYLTGLREDATVYSIYSMARKIGQAVAGGVGGAAIAAAGYNPKLAEQTSETLSGIHTLGTLVPALTFALVFLIMVFLYPLNKKRTVQLAEDLAAKRAERK from the coding sequence ATGAGTGATAAAAAAGTTCGCCCATTCGGTATGAGAGACAAATTGGGTTATATGTTTGGTGATTTCGGGAATGACTTCTTCTTCATACTTGTAGCAGCATTCTTGATGGTATTTTATACAGATATTTTCGGTTTGAATCCGGCAGCGGTCGGCGTGTTATTCGCGATTGCGCGTTTGTGGGATGCAGTGGCTGACGTAGCATGGGGCCGCTTTATCGATACAAGGAAAGCAGGGAAAAACGGAAAGTTTAGGCCATGGATTCTAAGGATGTCTTTCCCGCTTGTGTTTACTGGTATTCTAATGTTCGTTTATATTCCAGGACAGTCTGAAGGATTTTATCTAGCCTATGCTTATGTAACGTATATTGTTTGGGGAACTTTGTACTCTACTGTCAATATTCCTTATGGTTCGATGGCTTCTGTTATTACAGCCGATCCTGTTGAACGTACTGCATTATCAAGCTGGAGAACAGCTGGAATGCAAATGGCTGGTTTAGTTATTAACGTAGTTGGACCGATGATTCTATTTGTTAATAATAAGGCAGACGCCGATCGCTTCCTGCTGGCTGCGCTAATTTTCGGCGGATTGGCAATCGCGTGTTACCTGGCCTGCTATAATTTGACTACAGAACGTATTGTAATGGATGAGACAAACAAGCAAAAGTTAAATTTGAATACAACAATGAAAGGCCTTTTGAAAAACAAGCCACTAATGGTGTTCCTTGTCGCCGCTTTGTCGTTCATGATTGTGTTTATGTTAATTGGAACTGTAAACGTTTACCTGTTTAAGGATTATTTTGAAAATGCAAAAGCATTAAGTATGGTTGGACTTCTTCAAGCTCTAGCAGTATTTGTTGCAATGCCATTTGTTGGTCCGCTAGTTAAGAAATTTGGTAAAAAAGAAGTTGCTTCTGGCGGCTTATTGGTGGCAGCTGTTATATACGGAATCCTATATCTCCTTCCAAATATTACAGCAACGACGTTTATTGCCATCCTGGCAGTTGCTATGATTGGTTACGGTATATTCAACCTTGTTGTTTGGGCGTTCGTGACTGACGTTATCGACTATCATGAATATTTAACAGGCCTTCGCGAAGATGCGACAGTTTACTCTATCTATTCTATGGCCCGCAAAATTGGCCAGGCTGTAGCAGGTGGTGTCGGCGGTGCTGCGATTGCTGCAGCAGGCTATAATCCCAAACTTGCTGAACAAACATCTGAAACTCTTTCAGGAATTCATACTCTCGGTACATTAGTTCCTGCACTCACATTTGCTCTTGTATTCTTAATCATGGTGTTCCTATATCCGTTAAACAAAAAGCGCACTGTTCAATTGGCTGAAGATCTAGCAGCAAAGCGCGCTGAAAGAAAATAA
- a CDS encoding bifunctional 2-keto-4-hydroxyglutarate aldolase/2-keto-3-deoxy-6-phosphogluconate aldolase produces MLPKYEVLNEMHKGYLVAVIRGKNKEEAVEISKQAFAGGIRSLEVTFSTPGAEDAIEELTKLGDSNMIIGAGTVLDAETARIAIMKGARYVVSPHFDGAIATMCNRYAVPYLPGCGSVTEIMEALSYGVDVVKLFPGSLMGPSFIKDVKGPIPHVELMPSGGVSLDNIDKWVKNGAFAVGIGSALTKGVANGDYSSVQEVARSFMNKLAEVKAD; encoded by the coding sequence ATGCTACCAAAATACGAAGTCCTCAATGAAATGCACAAAGGCTATCTAGTAGCTGTTATTCGAGGCAAGAACAAAGAAGAAGCTGTGGAAATTTCCAAGCAAGCTTTCGCGGGTGGTATCCGCTCCCTTGAAGTGACGTTTTCAACACCTGGAGCAGAGGATGCCATAGAAGAACTAACAAAGCTCGGTGACAGCAATATGATCATCGGTGCAGGCACGGTCCTGGATGCAGAGACAGCGCGAATCGCAATTATGAAGGGCGCTAGATATGTAGTAAGCCCTCATTTTGATGGAGCTATTGCCACAATGTGCAATCGCTATGCTGTTCCGTATCTTCCCGGCTGTGGATCTGTAACTGAAATTATGGAAGCTCTCTCATATGGCGTAGACGTTGTGAAGCTGTTCCCAGGAAGCCTTATGGGACCTTCGTTTATAAAGGATGTTAAAGGCCCAATCCCTCACGTGGAATTGATGCCGTCCGGCGGAGTAAGCCTCGATAATATTGATAAATGGGTAAAAAATGGCGCATTTGCTGTTGGAATCGGAAGCGCACTAACAAAGGGCGTTGCAAATGGAGATTATAGCTCAGTACAGGAAGTAGCCCGTTCGTTTATGAACAAGCTTGCTGAAGTAAAGGCGGACTAA
- a CDS encoding phytoene desaturase family protein, whose amino-acid sequence MNKFEQPFDTVIVGGGLAGLSTAALLSKQGKKVLVLERGNLGGRAVTLKIKGFSFNFGSHAIYGRDVSILKKIEKELGLTIDWRDFSPTKAKYDLGDQLTDVPANIKGLFRTKLLSEAGKVKFAFEVLKTLTNVEKGHPHMSIGKWMETRGLDQEVKDMMLTLASSNFFTREPENIPSDVYFSYYNSLFKTSKPVSYIGGGWQALIDELVRVIKENGGIIQTKAKVDGVEVLGDRVNAVKLGEHTVTAEKFVFAIPPKELMKLFAGTKIEHAIQQYAQYNPTVVFVYDIGLKERIDVPYTYIYDTKNKVFVTDLSYYDEGCVPEGGQLLQATAYMNQSDLGNKEAIERFKQTIEQLYDKKFPGWRDQLVVPRISQRAVVQEIKCNMTQKGMPIYFMPIRNIFFCGDWCEGEGQLSELSFSSAYKVSELVLNSLATSAAVR is encoded by the coding sequence ATGAATAAATTTGAACAACCTTTTGATACGGTTATTGTCGGAGGAGGGTTAGCGGGGTTATCGACTGCTGCTTTGCTTTCAAAACAGGGGAAGAAAGTGCTTGTTTTAGAACGGGGAAATCTTGGAGGCAGAGCTGTCACCTTGAAAATTAAGGGTTTTTCCTTTAACTTTGGTTCTCATGCCATTTACGGAAGGGATGTTTCAATTTTAAAAAAAATTGAAAAAGAGCTGGGGCTAACCATTGATTGGCGCGATTTTAGCCCAACAAAGGCAAAATATGACCTTGGCGACCAGTTAACAGATGTACCTGCCAATATTAAAGGGCTATTTCGGACAAAACTCCTTTCTGAAGCAGGGAAAGTCAAATTTGCGTTTGAAGTCTTGAAAACGCTAACTAATGTAGAAAAAGGGCATCCGCACATGTCGATTGGAAAGTGGATGGAAACGCGCGGCCTTGACCAGGAAGTAAAGGACATGATGCTTACTCTGGCAAGCTCAAATTTCTTTACCAGGGAGCCTGAGAACATCCCTTCCGATGTTTATTTTTCTTATTATAATAGCCTCTTTAAAACGTCTAAACCAGTTTCCTATATTGGTGGTGGATGGCAGGCATTGATTGATGAATTGGTTCGGGTTATTAAAGAAAATGGCGGCATAATTCAGACTAAAGCCAAGGTCGATGGAGTGGAAGTCCTGGGAGACCGGGTCAATGCGGTAAAGCTTGGCGAGCATACTGTTACGGCAGAAAAGTTTGTTTTTGCCATTCCGCCAAAAGAATTAATGAAGCTTTTTGCCGGAACTAAAATTGAACATGCGATTCAGCAATATGCCCAGTACAATCCAACTGTGGTATTTGTGTATGATATTGGATTAAAGGAACGGATTGATGTCCCTTATACATATATTTACGATACAAAAAACAAGGTGTTTGTGACCGACCTTTCTTATTATGATGAAGGGTGCGTACCGGAAGGCGGCCAGCTCTTACAGGCAACTGCCTACATGAATCAATCAGACCTTGGCAATAAGGAGGCGATTGAAAGATTTAAACAAACCATTGAGCAGCTTTATGATAAAAAATTCCCTGGCTGGCGCGATCAATTGGTCGTCCCACGGATATCCCAAAGAGCAGTTGTGCAGGAAATTAAGTGCAATATGACGCAAAAAGGGATGCCAATTTACTTCATGCCTATCCGAAACATATTCTTCTGTGGAGACTGGTGTGAAGGTGAAGGCCAATTATCCGAACTCTCATTCTCCAGCGCCTATAAAGTAAGTGAGCTTGTATTAAACAGTCTCGCTACTTCAGCAGCCGTACGATAA
- a CDS encoding MATE family efflux transporter — MQAVQKKAFIEPGLFTLTWPIFIESFLYILMGSTDTFMLAYVSDEAVAAVGVANQLVFFAILVFQFVATGTTVLISQNLGAGLIKEARRISGVSISLNLIFGLVVSSLVVLFRNQFLSLFQLTPEIHTLAEQYLLIVGATLFSQALLVTVSSILRANGFTKEAMFISVLMNIIHLIGNSLFIYGLFGIPQLGIQGVAISTALSRLIAVGLIFWIMYQRLPFKIRQNDYTSFNLSYIKKILRIGIPSAGENLMYNTSQMAMTAIIALIGAMALTTRVYTWNIMSFMMLFGMSLGQGTQILIGYKVGAGDFDGAYRRLLKSLRLSLMLTIVSVIPIVLIREPLLGIFTDNKAIIQEGAKLLLLCLILEPGRTFNMVIISALRAAGDVNFPVKMAFLSMWAISVPLGYFLGITMDFGLSGIWIAFIFDEWFRGIVMYFRWKSRAWEKKSFVDHSIQTVNT; from the coding sequence ATGCAGGCAGTACAGAAAAAGGCCTTCATCGAGCCTGGCCTATTTACCTTAACATGGCCGATATTCATAGAATCATTTTTATATATATTAATGGGCAGCACCGATACGTTTATGCTTGCTTATGTTTCGGATGAAGCAGTTGCAGCTGTAGGAGTCGCGAACCAGCTGGTTTTCTTTGCTATTCTGGTATTCCAGTTCGTGGCGACCGGGACGACTGTTCTCATCTCGCAAAATCTGGGGGCAGGACTCATCAAGGAGGCCAGGAGAATCTCTGGCGTTTCTATTTCCTTGAACCTCATTTTTGGGCTTGTTGTCAGCTCATTGGTTGTCTTATTCAGGAATCAATTTTTAAGCTTATTTCAGCTAACTCCGGAAATCCATACGCTTGCAGAACAATATTTGCTGATTGTCGGTGCAACTCTGTTTTCCCAAGCTTTGCTTGTAACAGTGTCCTCGATTCTACGTGCGAACGGTTTTACAAAAGAAGCTATGTTTATTTCTGTTTTAATGAACATCATCCATCTTATAGGAAACAGTTTGTTCATTTATGGCTTATTCGGGATTCCTCAGCTGGGTATCCAGGGTGTAGCCATTTCAACGGCACTTAGCCGATTGATTGCTGTAGGGCTTATCTTCTGGATTATGTATCAACGCCTGCCTTTCAAAATAAGACAGAATGATTATACCAGCTTCAATCTCTCCTATATTAAAAAAATCCTTAGGATTGGCATCCCGTCTGCTGGTGAAAACCTTATGTATAATACAAGCCAAATGGCAATGACTGCAATTATTGCCCTTATTGGCGCGATGGCACTTACAACTAGGGTTTATACATGGAATATTATGTCCTTCATGATGCTGTTTGGCATGTCTCTGGGGCAGGGGACGCAAATTCTGATTGGCTATAAAGTTGGTGCAGGGGATTTTGATGGGGCATACCGCCGCCTCTTGAAAAGCCTTAGGCTGAGCCTGATGTTGACGATTGTCTCGGTTATTCCGATTGTTTTAATTAGGGAACCGCTTTTAGGCATTTTTACTGACAATAAAGCTATTATCCAGGAAGGAGCTAAGCTTTTGCTGCTATGCCTTATTCTGGAGCCAGGGCGAACATTTAATATGGTAATTATTAGTGCGCTCCGAGCGGCTGGTGATGTCAATTTTCCTGTCAAAATGGCCTTCCTGTCCATGTGGGCAATAAGTGTTCCATTAGGATACTTCCTTGGAATTACTATGGATTTCGGTCTTTCTGGTATCTGGATTGCATTCATATTTGATGAATGGTTCCGCGGAATTGTTATGTACTTCAGATGGAAAAGCCGGGCATGGGAAAAGAAAAGCTTTGTTGATCATTCCATACAAACTGTTAACACATGA
- a CDS encoding sugar kinase codes for MKKVVTLGEIMLRLSAPNFQKIVQAQSFDAVYGGGEANVAVSLAKFGLESSFVTKLPQNAVGTSAEQQLNRFGVDTSHVLRGGDRLGIYFFEKGYSIRSSKVYYDRKHSAFAESKLEEYDFDTIFEDADWFHISGITPALNDELFMITKEALSAAKKKGLTTSCDLNYRSALWPFDVARDKMTELIKDVDVCIGIEPLNLPDENGHDLKERLPENPSAKDYQEIMDTLCKRFGFKHVVMTKREHVSVNRNRLYALLYDGKEIYQSREVEVDIIDRVGTGDAFSAGIIYALISDYKPQDAIEFATGCFALKHTIEGDANLIPISDVERYMSRSFAIDR; via the coding sequence ATGAAAAAAGTAGTTACACTTGGGGAAATTATGCTTCGGCTTTCCGCCCCAAACTTTCAAAAGATTGTCCAGGCACAATCCTTTGATGCGGTTTATGGCGGAGGAGAAGCTAATGTGGCTGTTTCATTGGCAAAGTTTGGCCTTGAAAGCTCGTTTGTTACAAAACTCCCTCAAAATGCTGTTGGTACTAGTGCTGAGCAGCAGCTAAACAGGTTTGGCGTTGATACCAGTCATGTTTTGCGCGGTGGAGATAGACTTGGCATTTATTTTTTTGAAAAAGGGTATTCGATCCGCTCTTCAAAGGTTTATTATGACCGGAAACACAGTGCCTTTGCTGAGTCCAAGCTAGAAGAATACGACTTCGATACGATTTTTGAGGATGCCGATTGGTTCCATATAAGCGGAATTACTCCGGCATTGAACGACGAATTGTTCATGATCACCAAGGAAGCGCTCTCAGCTGCGAAGAAAAAGGGGCTGACAACGAGCTGCGACCTTAACTACAGAAGTGCTTTATGGCCTTTTGATGTGGCACGCGATAAAATGACCGAGCTTATCAAGGACGTAGATGTTTGTATCGGCATAGAGCCTTTAAACCTGCCTGATGAGAACGGCCATGATTTAAAAGAGCGGCTTCCGGAAAACCCATCTGCAAAGGATTATCAGGAGATTATGGATACTCTTTGCAAGCGTTTTGGCTTTAAACATGTTGTCATGACAAAGCGTGAGCACGTTTCTGTTAACCGAAATCGGCTTTATGCTCTTCTCTATGATGGCAAGGAAATCTATCAGTCCAGAGAAGTGGAAGTGGACATTATTGACCGTGTTGGCACTGGCGATGCGTTTTCGGCCGGAATCATCTATGCATTAATAAGCGACTATAAGCCTCAAGATGCGATAGAATTTGCGACCGGATGCTTCGCTTTAAAGCATACGATTGAAGGCGACGCCAATCTAATCCCGATTTCCGATGTAGAGAGATACATGTCGCGGTCTTTTGCAATTGATCGCTAA
- a CDS encoding helix-turn-helix domain-containing protein, whose translation MSSLRISGIFECLGYQDLAYFSNTYKKITGKTPYEFRKSNET comes from the coding sequence ATGTCGTCCTTAAGGATTTCCGGGATTTTCGAATGCCTAGGCTATCAGGATTTAGCCTATTTTAGCAATACATATAAAAAAATTACTGGAAAGACGCCTTATGAATTTCGGAAAAGCAACGAAACGTAG
- a CDS encoding GntR family transcriptional regulator: MVTLSPRLPGENIKEYSYRVIKDSIMSLELEPGKSISEIELAEALQISRTPIREVLAKLREEHLVEVFPQVGTYISKIKPQLIMEASFMRFTLEREILKLSCESFPIPNLFDLKKNVALQKELVGQKGSEREFHRLDKEFHRTIFEGNKKENVWAAITRISTHYNRIRLLSEMQHNFDDAIAQHERIVEIIENKECESAEEIARRHILEPMPLWEDLFRDDSPYLNYFELPTSRPVFL, encoded by the coding sequence ATGGTTACACTATCACCAAGACTGCCTGGTGAAAATATTAAGGAATATTCATATAGAGTGATTAAGGATTCCATTATGTCACTTGAGCTTGAACCAGGGAAGTCCATTAGCGAAATAGAATTGGCGGAAGCTCTTCAGATTTCAAGAACTCCTATCAGGGAAGTGCTTGCGAAACTTCGTGAGGAACATTTGGTCGAGGTATTTCCGCAAGTAGGAACGTATATTTCTAAAATCAAGCCTCAGCTAATAATGGAAGCTTCCTTTATGAGATTTACTTTGGAACGGGAAATTCTTAAGCTTTCTTGTGAATCCTTTCCCATTCCGAACCTTTTTGATTTGAAAAAGAATGTAGCCCTCCAAAAGGAATTGGTTGGACAGAAAGGTTCCGAGAGGGAGTTTCATAGGCTGGATAAAGAATTCCACAGAACTATTTTTGAAGGAAATAAGAAAGAAAATGTCTGGGCTGCTATTACCCGAATTAGCACTCATTATAATAGAATAAGGCTATTATCCGAGATGCAGCATAATTTTGATGATGCTATTGCCCAACATGAAAGAATTGTCGAGATTATTGAAAATAAGGAATGTGAATCTGCAGAAGAAATCGCAAGACGCCACATACTGGAACCAATGCCTCTTTGGGAGGATTTGTTCAGGGATGATAGCCCTTATTTGAACTACTTTGAACTGCCAACATCAAGACCGGTATTCCTATAA
- the uxaC gene encoding glucuronate isomerase, with protein sequence MAAFIHDNFMLKNKTAVDLYHSYAKDLPIYDYHCHLSPKDIAENRKFSNITELWLEGDHYKWRALRANGVEERFITGDADPKEKFAAWAKTVPNTLGNPLYHWTHLELKKYFGIEELLDENSWEKIWDKCNELLEKDEYSVQNLILRSNVKVICTTDDPTDDLQYHEQIANSDFPVTVLPTFRPDKGVEINKDTFKGFVELLGTVVGREITSFEDYLKALEERVEYFHQKGGRLSDHGLGAIPFAKAEPAELEKIFEAGLGGQSVSAEDEEKFKTAVLVFLGKCYKERDWAMQIHFGAIRNNNTRMFNKLAADAGFDSINDEGEVAAPLNALLDALDKDNSLPKTILYNLNPIHNDLIGSTLANFQTEPGVAGKIQFGSGWWFNDTKQGMLRQLNALADQGLLMHFVGMLTDSRSFISYSRHEYFRRILCNLVGEWVEDGEVPKDKDLLKKLIENICYNNAKNYFSIEVK encoded by the coding sequence TTGGCAGCATTTATTCACGACAATTTTATGCTTAAAAATAAGACAGCTGTAGATTTGTACCACAGCTATGCCAAAGATTTGCCGATTTATGATTACCATTGCCATCTCTCGCCAAAGGATATCGCTGAAAACAGGAAATTCAGCAATATCACAGAGCTTTGGCTTGAGGGTGACCACTACAAGTGGAGAGCGTTGAGAGCAAATGGAGTAGAGGAACGGTTCATTACAGGAGATGCCGACCCAAAGGAAAAGTTTGCCGCATGGGCAAAAACAGTTCCTAACACACTCGGCAATCCACTCTATCACTGGACTCATCTTGAACTCAAAAAGTACTTTGGTATTGAAGAATTGCTTGATGAAAACAGCTGGGAAAAAATTTGGGACAAGTGCAACGAATTATTGGAAAAGGATGAGTACTCCGTACAAAACCTAATCCTTCGTTCTAATGTAAAAGTTATTTGTACCACTGATGATCCGACGGATGACTTGCAATACCATGAGCAAATTGCAAACAGCGATTTTCCGGTTACCGTATTGCCAACCTTCCGTCCGGATAAAGGTGTCGAAATCAACAAAGATACCTTCAAAGGCTTTGTAGAGCTGCTTGGCACTGTCGTTGGACGGGAAATTACATCATTCGAGGATTACTTGAAAGCCCTGGAAGAGCGGGTTGAGTACTTCCATCAAAAAGGCGGCAGGCTTTCCGACCATGGCCTGGGAGCAATTCCATTTGCAAAGGCCGAGCCAGCTGAACTCGAGAAAATTTTTGAAGCTGGACTGGGTGGCCAAAGCGTTAGCGCTGAGGACGAAGAGAAATTTAAAACAGCTGTTCTTGTATTTTTAGGAAAGTGCTACAAGGAACGCGATTGGGCAATGCAAATCCACTTTGGTGCGATTCGCAATAACAACACAAGAATGTTTAACAAACTGGCAGCAGATGCTGGCTTTGATTCCATCAATGACGAAGGTGAAGTTGCTGCACCGCTTAATGCGTTGCTCGATGCCCTGGACAAGGACAACTCTCTTCCAAAAACAATTCTTTATAATCTTAATCCTATCCATAACGATTTGATTGGAAGTACGCTTGCGAATTTCCAAACTGAACCAGGGGTAGCCGGCAAGATTCAATTTGGTTCCGGCTGGTGGTTCAATGATACAAAACAAGGGATGCTGCGCCAGCTGAATGCATTGGCAGACCAAGGTTTGCTTATGCACTTTGTCGGTATGCTGACTGACTCCCGAAGCTTTATTTCGTACAGCCGCCATGAATACTTCCGCCGCATTCTTTGCAACCTTGTTGGAGAATGGGTTGAGGATGGGGAAGTGCCAAAAGATAAGGATTTATTGAAAAAGCTTATTGAAAATATTTGTTACAACAATGCAAAGAACTACTTCAGTATTGAAGTGAAATAA
- a CDS encoding glycoside hydrolase family 3 protein: protein MAKVDLKAVPYNLTDEDIKWVEETIGSMNLEEKIGQLFVNMGSSRTEEYLTEMVNNYHIGAVRYNPGKAEEVYEQNRILQEKSKIPLLIAANTEAGGNGACTDGTEVGVEVKIAATNDPKWAYEMGRVSGVEASAIGCNWSFAPIVDINYNWRNPIISTRSFSSDPDKVLEMSLAYMKGIQESGIAPAAKHWPGDGIDERDQHLSFSVNSLSTEEWDKTFGKVYKGLIDAGLPSIMAGHIHLPSYERHFNPDVKDEELMPATLSKEITTDLLRGKLGFNGVVVTDASHMLGLTGAMKRSELLPTSIAAGCDLFLFFNDPDEDFGYMMDGYKNGILTDERLEEALTRILGLKAKLGLHKKAKTEILPPKEEALAKIGLPENKALFKEVADRAITLVKDKQDIWPITPEKYKRVLLVDVKGVAGGFGALIGSKEKAVDIMKELLEAQGFDVMVWESTEERIMKLPEEERGAAIANVYAQKRPITELTDNYDLVINIANVNPGTVQRIVWPASKGTPDIPFYVHELPTIFVSVQYPYHLADVPQVKTYINTYDSRKQTLELLVDKLMGKSEFKGESPVDAFCGFIDTRI from the coding sequence TTGGCAAAGGTAGATTTAAAAGCAGTACCTTATAACCTCACTGATGAGGACATTAAATGGGTTGAAGAAACCATTGGGTCCATGAATCTGGAAGAGAAAATTGGACAGTTATTCGTAAACATGGGTTCAAGCCGTACCGAAGAATACTTGACTGAAATGGTTAACAACTATCATATCGGGGCTGTTCGTTATAACCCTGGCAAAGCAGAGGAAGTATACGAGCAAAACAGGATTCTTCAAGAAAAAAGTAAAATTCCTTTGCTGATTGCAGCAAACACTGAAGCAGGCGGAAACGGTGCTTGTACAGATGGTACTGAAGTCGGCGTTGAAGTTAAAATTGCTGCAACGAATGATCCAAAATGGGCTTATGAAATGGGCCGTGTTTCTGGTGTTGAAGCATCAGCAATTGGCTGTAACTGGAGTTTCGCTCCAATCGTAGATATTAACTACAACTGGCGCAACCCGATCATCTCTACTCGTTCATTCTCATCTGATCCAGACAAAGTTCTCGAGATGAGCCTTGCTTACATGAAAGGTATCCAGGAAAGCGGAATCGCTCCTGCAGCTAAGCACTGGCCTGGGGACGGTATTGACGAGCGTGATCAGCACTTATCTTTCAGTGTAAACAGCCTTTCAACTGAAGAATGGGATAAAACATTCGGTAAGGTTTACAAAGGCCTTATCGATGCTGGACTTCCATCCATTATGGCTGGACATATCCACCTGCCTTCATATGAAAGACATTTTAACCCAGACGTGAAAGATGAAGAGCTAATGCCAGCTACACTTTCAAAAGAAATTACAACTGACTTGCTTCGCGGCAAATTAGGCTTTAATGGTGTTGTTGTAACAGATGCGAGCCACATGCTTGGCTTGACAGGGGCAATGAAGAGAAGTGAACTTCTTCCAACATCTATTGCTGCAGGCTGTGACCTATTCTTGTTCTTCAACGATCCAGACGAAGACTTCGGCTACATGATGGATGGTTATAAAAACGGAATCCTTACAGACGAGCGTCTTGAAGAAGCACTAACTCGTATTCTTGGCTTGAAAGCAAAGCTCGGACTTCATAAGAAGGCTAAAACAGAAATTCTTCCTCCAAAAGAAGAAGCTCTTGCTAAAATTGGCCTTCCTGAGAACAAAGCATTGTTCAAGGAAGTTGCTGACAGAGCAATCACTTTGGTTAAGGACAAGCAAGATATTTGGCCAATCACTCCTGAAAAATACAAGCGCGTCCTATTGGTAGATGTAAAAGGTGTAGCAGGCGGATTCGGCGCATTGATCGGAAGCAAAGAAAAAGCGGTCGATATCATGAAAGAATTGCTTGAGGCACAAGGCTTCGACGTAATGGTTTGGGAATCGACAGAAGAAAGAATTATGAAGCTTCCTGAAGAAGAAAGAGGAGCAGCAATTGCCAATGTTTATGCTCAGAAGCGTCCAATTACGGAGTTGACAGATAACTACGACCTTGTTATCAATATTGCAAACGTCAACCCAGGAACCGTACAAAGAATCGTATGGCCGGCAAGTAAAGGTACTCCGGATATTCCTTTCTATGTACATGAATTGCCGACTATCTTTGTATCTGTTCAATACCCTTACCATTTGGCGGATGTACCACAAGTTAAAACATACATCAATACGTATGACAGCAGAAAGCAAACGCTAGAACTGCTAGTAGATAAGCTGATGGGCAAATCCGAATTCAAAGGTGAAAGCCCAGTAGATGCATTCTGCGGTTTTATTGATACACGGATTTAA